In Paenibacillus algicola, a genomic segment contains:
- a CDS encoding Na+/H+ antiporter subunit A, with protein MSLLHIAILAPLLYAAVAGMFGLKVKRLHTGWIVLPLPVVIFAYFLSRIPVVQQKGGELYEIPWIPSLNIQFSVVLDGLSLLFSLLISGIGMLVVLYSIYYMDKKKEAVHRFYVYLLLFMGAMLGVVLSDNMMVLYGFWELTSISSFLLIAFWYHRERSRYGAMKSMLITVFGGLAMFTGFLMLSIMADTMSVRELISQSAEIMNHSLFIPAMLLLLLGAFTKSAQFPFHIWLPDAMEAPTPVSAYLHSATMVKAGIYLVARFTPVFAGQQVWFWLVSGAGLCTLIYGSVKAVKQTDLKALLAFSTISQLGLIMSLFGLGSVSAYYSGTPEALYYTKATTAAIFHLINHATFKGALFMVVGIVDHETGTRDIRKLGGLMALMPITFTIAVIGAFSMAGLPPFNGFLSKEMFFTSVLNAAKLDFWSLDTWGVLIPVVAWVASIFTFVYSMMLVFKTFRGTYKPKELMKTPHEAPLGMLIPPVVLASLVVILGFFPGLVSHSLIEPAMAAVMPSLLSEGEQFDVHITFWHGWNLEIMMTLGVIVFGFIIYQLLGRFRLLSTPLSDRFTLNRLYDRSLEAYNRGSRRITKIYMTGSIRHYVIYIFAAFVLLLAYSIVQSGGLSVDVSGFAPISFYEAVVIIALIGSVLVLPFVQNRLIAIILTGMSGYMVTLFFVLFRAPDLALTQMIVETVSVMLFLLCFYHLPKLSKEQVKPSFKWVNAVISVAVGIMVTMLALGAASNPMFTAISDYYLEQSKPLAGGKNVVNVILVDFRGFDTLLEIMVLGIAALGIYGLIKIDSGDEILGFGARRVDTLLPGSNDVILRTISKLVVFIILTFALYLFLSGHNSTGGGFIGGLMTAAALVLLSMAFGLNISQKIIPVNYRTLIGAGLLIALLTGIGSFLFDAPFLSHTFDHFMLPLLGDTELATAVLFDLGVYLAVVGVTMTIIYSIGRDN; from the coding sequence TTGTCGCTTCTTCACATTGCCATTTTGGCACCCCTTTTGTATGCCGCTGTGGCTGGCATGTTCGGCTTAAAGGTGAAAAGACTGCACACCGGCTGGATTGTCCTGCCGCTGCCCGTTGTCATATTTGCCTATTTCCTGAGCCGGATTCCGGTCGTTCAGCAGAAAGGAGGGGAACTGTACGAAATTCCTTGGATTCCGTCTCTGAACATTCAATTTTCTGTCGTATTGGATGGGCTTAGCCTGCTCTTTTCCCTGCTGATCTCCGGAATCGGGATGCTGGTGGTTCTATACTCCATCTATTATATGGATAAAAAGAAAGAGGCAGTGCACCGCTTCTACGTCTATCTGCTTCTGTTTATGGGAGCCATGCTCGGTGTCGTACTCTCGGACAACATGATGGTGCTGTACGGGTTCTGGGAATTAACGAGCATTTCCTCCTTCCTCCTGATCGCGTTCTGGTACCACCGGGAGCGGTCCAGATATGGAGCTATGAAATCCATGCTCATCACGGTGTTCGGGGGACTCGCGATGTTCACCGGCTTCCTCATGCTCTCGATCATGGCGGATACGATGAGCGTGAGAGAGCTGATCAGCCAATCGGCTGAGATCATGAACCATAGCCTCTTTATACCGGCCATGCTGCTGCTCCTTCTCGGCGCATTTACCAAATCGGCTCAGTTTCCGTTTCACATCTGGCTGCCGGATGCGATGGAAGCCCCGACGCCGGTCAGTGCATATCTTCACTCGGCTACGATGGTAAAGGCCGGCATCTATCTAGTGGCACGGTTTACACCCGTGTTTGCCGGACAGCAAGTGTGGTTCTGGCTGGTCTCCGGAGCAGGTCTGTGCACCTTGATCTATGGCTCAGTGAAAGCCGTCAAGCAGACAGACCTGAAGGCGCTGCTGGCGTTCTCTACCATTAGCCAGTTAGGACTGATCATGTCGCTGTTCGGACTGGGCTCGGTATCCGCTTATTACAGCGGCACGCCGGAAGCACTGTATTACACGAAGGCGACCACAGCGGCGATCTTCCATCTGATTAACCACGCCACCTTTAAGGGAGCGTTGTTTATGGTTGTCGGGATCGTCGATCATGAAACCGGCACGCGGGATATCCGCAAGCTCGGCGGCTTGATGGCACTCATGCCGATTACATTTACGATCGCGGTCATTGGAGCCTTTTCCATGGCGGGCCTGCCTCCGTTCAATGGCTTCCTCAGCAAAGAGATGTTCTTTACCTCTGTCCTGAATGCAGCGAAGCTGGATTTCTGGAGCCTGGACACCTGGGGCGTGCTCATTCCTGTCGTGGCCTGGGTAGCGAGTATTTTCACATTCGTATACAGCATGATGCTGGTATTCAAAACCTTCAGAGGCACGTATAAGCCTAAGGAGCTGATGAAAACCCCGCATGAAGCGCCGCTTGGCATGCTGATCCCGCCGGTTGTGCTAGCTTCTCTGGTCGTGATCCTGGGCTTCTTCCCGGGCCTGGTTTCCCATTCCCTGATCGAGCCGGCGATGGCTGCGGTTATGCCAAGCCTGCTGTCAGAGGGAGAGCAGTTTGATGTTCATATTACATTCTGGCATGGCTGGAATCTGGAGATTATGATGACGCTCGGAGTCATTGTGTTCGGCTTTATCATCTATCAGCTGCTGGGCAGATTCCGGCTGTTAAGCACACCGCTTTCGGACCGCTTCACGCTGAATCGGCTGTATGACCGGTCGCTTGAAGCTTACAACCGCGGCAGCCGCCGAATTACGAAGATCTATATGACCGGATCGATTCGGCATTATGTTATCTACATTTTCGCTGCCTTTGTGCTGCTGCTGGCCTATTCAATCGTCCAGTCCGGCGGCCTGTCGGTGGATGTATCAGGCTTTGCCCCGATTTCTTTTTATGAGGCTGTTGTGATCATCGCGCTGATCGGCTCTGTGCTGGTGCTGCCGTTTGTGCAGAACCGGTTGATTGCCATTATTCTCACAGGGATGTCCGGGTATATGGTGACCCTGTTCTTCGTTCTGTTCCGTGCGCCGGATCTGGCGTTAACCCAGATGATTGTGGAGACGGTCTCTGTCATGCTGTTCCTGCTCTGCTTCTATCATTTGCCGAAGCTGAGCAAGGAGCAGGTGAAACCCAGCTTCAAGTGGGTCAATGCGGTGATCTCGGTTGCGGTAGGCATCATGGTTACAATGCTGGCACTGGGCGCAGCCAGCAATCCGATGTTTACAGCCATTTCCGATTATTATTTGGAGCAGAGCAAGCCGCTGGCCGGAGGCAAGAATGTCGTGAACGTCATCCTGGTGGACTTCCGGGGCTTTGATACGCTGCTTGAAATCATGGTGCTTGGCATCGCGGCACTCGGCATTTATGGACTGATCAAGATCGATTCCGGAGACGAGATTTTGGGCTTCGGGGCAAGACGGGTGGATACGCTGCTGCCAGGCAGCAATGATGTAATTCTGCGCACGATTTCGAAGCTGGTCGTGTTTATTATTTTGACGTTTGCACTTTATCTGTTCCTGTCCGGGCATAACAGCACCGGCGGCGGCTTTATTGGCGGCTTGATGACGGCGGCAGCGCTCGTGCTTCTGTCCATGGCCTTTGGCCTGAACATCAGCCAGAAGATCATTCCCGTGAATTACCGCACATTGATCGGAGCGGGCCTGCTCATTGCGCTGCTGACGGGGATCGGGTCATTCCTGTTTGATGCTCCGTTCCTCAGTCATACCTTTGATCACTTTATGCTTCCGCTCCTGGGAGATACCGAGCTTGCGACGGCCGTGCTGTTCGATCTGGGTGTATACCTCGCGGTTGTAGGCGTCACGATGACGATCATCTATTCCATCGGGAGGGACAATTAG
- a CDS encoding glycine-rich domain-containing protein: protein MNDFTIVLIIIVVCVIMIVYGMRQKKNNSSFSRRSAASHEILWKNAPAPPPVADRDSPAYWLSVKLSQSLPQDYIDRVKHRVMNDHPALSDQEYEWRWVELQRFFILCAVLKQVPMFSSKVDEIWHEMLMFTRDYQAFSQQYLGDMLHHAPSAAPSAPIPDERAWFDTVYTELFGLNAYSQSIWGSFFKNPLPKKELESYLHLEDMSSPPGRFNQLQYDHMPEARTAIEAVVQRLHQRLVQADQQNWQPGKERLSLNQPELLLASAVYFSWHEPEQYSSFMMMEEEARKGAQSHSSCSTGVACSSNDSRDRDSGNDNGSSSSESSDSGSSGSDSGGSSCSSCGGGCSS from the coding sequence ATGAATGATTTTACCATTGTCCTTATCATTATTGTGGTATGCGTGATCATGATTGTATATGGCATGCGTCAGAAAAAAAACAATTCCTCCTTCTCCCGCCGTTCAGCTGCCTCTCACGAGATTCTGTGGAAAAATGCGCCGGCCCCTCCACCCGTGGCCGATCGGGACAGCCCCGCTTATTGGTTAAGCGTCAAGCTCAGTCAGTCCCTGCCGCAAGATTACATAGATCGTGTCAAGCACAGGGTCATGAATGACCACCCGGCCCTTTCCGATCAGGAATACGAGTGGCGCTGGGTAGAGCTTCAGCGTTTCTTTATCCTCTGTGCTGTGCTGAAGCAGGTGCCGATGTTTAGCTCCAAGGTCGATGAAATATGGCACGAGATGCTGATGTTTACCCGGGATTATCAGGCATTCTCGCAGCAATATCTCGGTGATATGCTTCACCATGCGCCAAGTGCAGCACCATCTGCCCCTATACCGGACGAGCGGGCATGGTTCGATACCGTCTACACAGAGCTGTTCGGATTAAATGCTTACAGTCAAAGCATTTGGGGAAGCTTTTTCAAGAATCCACTGCCTAAGAAAGAGCTGGAGTCTTATCTCCACCTCGAAGACATGTCATCTCCCCCTGGGAGGTTCAATCAGCTGCAGTATGATCATATGCCTGAAGCAAGAACAGCTATAGAAGCTGTTGTCCAGAGACTGCATCAGCGTCTTGTTCAGGCCGATCAGCAGAACTGGCAGCCTGGCAAAGAAAGGCTCAGTCTGAACCAGCCAGAGCTCCTGCTGGCATCTGCCGTATATTTCTCCTGGCATGAGCCGGAACAATACAGCAGCTTCATGATGATGGAGGAAGAAGCCCGTAAAGGAGCCCAGAGTCATTCGTCGTGCAGCACAGGCGTCGCTTGCAGCTCCAATGACAGCAGAGATCGTGACAGCGGCAATGACAATGGCTCCTCTTCTTCAGAATCAAGCGACAGCGGCTCCTCCGGCTCGGATAGCGGCGGCTCTTCCTGCAGCAGCTGCGGCGGAGGCTGCAGCAGCTAA
- a CDS encoding S9 family peptidase yields the protein MTTKRMITPEDLYRMKWVSEPAVSPVQDLTAYVYKEVSESREGYTSHIRLISHDGAEERVLTQGEQDSSPAWSPDGSQLAFLRKSGSNRQVFMLPMSGGEAECVTSLKHGASSFQWSPDGTALLVKSQIASGEEDDPAADDQVKLPEAQVFNRIKYKSDGSGLWNNRRSHLVLVSLSGTRETRCITSGDFDVTDYAWAPDGSSVAYVTSVSSEACRDADLSRIDDVFTVQLQDLSTQKMTDSSLSIHSVSFTPDGSQLLLLADDLSCGLATLNRIHLLPLQGGSCTAMYSELDIQIGHSGVSDMRAGAGSKPQFSTDGGTVYVQISQQGSVHVAAYQLDGSGMNVVTTGEREVYEFGVAHDGRLILASADPLHPGDLYVLQNSHSEEISLTNVNNELWSELQFSLPESFTFKTQDEWSLQGWIMKPTHLKEGQKAPAVLEIHGGPQAMYGHTFMLEFQLLAAAGYAVIYSNPRGGHGYGQVHVNTVRGDYGGRDYQDLMELVDYVIEAYDCVDPSRLGVTGGSYGGFMTNWIVGHTDRFQAAVTQRSISNWISFYGVSDIGYFFTEDMIQGNPWQDLSKLWEHSPLAYVQHVNTPLLILHGEQDLRCPIEQGEQLFIALKRLGKTTSLVRFPGADHNLSRSGHPALRVQRLSHIVNWFVTHIKQE from the coding sequence ATGACGACCAAGAGAATGATTACCCCCGAGGACTTATACCGCATGAAATGGGTTAGTGAACCGGCGGTTTCTCCTGTTCAGGATCTAACCGCTTATGTGTATAAGGAAGTATCAGAAAGCAGAGAAGGCTATACCTCGCACATCCGTCTGATTTCCCATGATGGTGCGGAGGAACGGGTGCTTACACAAGGAGAACAGGACTCTTCCCCTGCCTGGTCCCCGGACGGCAGCCAGCTTGCATTTCTTCGCAAGAGCGGATCAAACCGACAGGTGTTCATGCTGCCCATGAGTGGAGGCGAAGCCGAATGTGTAACATCATTGAAGCACGGGGCCAGCTCTTTTCAATGGTCGCCAGACGGGACCGCACTGCTCGTGAAGAGTCAGATTGCATCTGGCGAAGAGGATGATCCTGCAGCCGACGATCAAGTCAAGCTGCCAGAGGCACAGGTATTCAATCGGATCAAATATAAATCGGACGGAAGCGGCTTATGGAATAACCGAAGGTCACATCTGGTCCTGGTATCTTTGTCAGGAACACGGGAGACCCGGTGTATCACCTCAGGAGATTTTGATGTCACGGATTATGCTTGGGCACCCGACGGCTCTAGTGTTGCCTATGTGACCTCTGTCTCTTCAGAGGCTTGCCGTGATGCAGATCTCTCACGTATAGATGATGTATTTACAGTCCAGCTGCAGGATTTATCTACACAAAAGATGACTGACAGCAGCCTCTCTATTCACTCCGTCTCCTTCACTCCGGATGGCAGTCAGCTCCTGCTGTTAGCCGATGATCTGAGCTGCGGCCTGGCGACACTCAACCGGATTCACCTGCTTCCCTTGCAGGGTGGATCGTGTACAGCTATGTACAGTGAGCTGGATATTCAGATCGGGCACAGCGGTGTCAGTGATATGAGAGCGGGTGCCGGCTCCAAGCCACAATTCAGCACCGATGGCGGCACTGTATATGTCCAGATCAGTCAACAGGGAAGTGTTCACGTTGCCGCATACCAGCTTGATGGCTCTGGCATGAACGTAGTAACCACTGGCGAGCGGGAAGTATATGAATTCGGTGTCGCACACGACGGTCGATTGATACTGGCCTCCGCCGATCCGCTTCATCCGGGTGATTTATATGTGCTCCAGAATTCACATTCCGAAGAAATCTCATTAACGAATGTCAATAACGAGCTATGGTCAGAGCTGCAGTTCAGCTTGCCGGAGTCGTTTACGTTTAAGACACAGGATGAATGGAGCCTTCAAGGCTGGATCATGAAGCCGACCCATTTGAAAGAGGGGCAAAAAGCACCTGCTGTGCTTGAAATTCACGGCGGTCCCCAGGCGATGTATGGACATACCTTCATGCTTGAATTCCAGCTGCTTGCGGCGGCCGGATACGCCGTCATTTACAGCAACCCACGCGGCGGTCACGGCTACGGCCAGGTACATGTCAATACGGTGCGAGGCGATTATGGCGGCCGGGATTATCAGGATTTGATGGAGCTGGTAGACTACGTCATTGAAGCCTATGATTGTGTTGATCCTTCCCGCCTTGGGGTTACCGGTGGGAGCTACGGCGGGTTCATGACTAACTGGATCGTCGGCCATACAGATCGATTCCAGGCGGCGGTGACGCAGAGATCGATCTCAAACTGGATATCCTTTTATGGTGTCAGTGATATCGGGTATTTCTTCACGGAGGACATGATTCAGGGCAACCCTTGGCAAGATCTGAGCAAGCTCTGGGAGCATTCTCCTCTCGCGTATGTACAGCATGTCAATACCCCGCTGCTTATTTTGCATGGAGAGCAGGATCTGCGTTGTCCCATCGAACAGGGTGAACAGCTATTTATCGCCCTGAAGCGGCTCGGCAAGACGACCTCGCTGGTTCGCTTCCCGGGTGCTGACCATAACCTGTCTCGAAGCGGACATCCTGCGCTTCGGGTGCAGCGTTTATCACATATCGTGAACTGGTTTGTAACACATATCAAGCAGGAATAG
- a CDS encoding zinc-dependent alcohol dehydrogenase encodes MKAVTFQGAHDVKVKEVQDPVLQQADDIIVRITSTAICGSDLHIYKGAIPTEKDFVIGHEPMGIVEEVGPEVSKVKKGDRIVLPFNVSCGSCFYCTHEMESQCDRANGNPEFDTGAYFGYTDRYGDYAGGQAELLRVPYGNFMPFVIPESSELEDEAVLFMSDVLPTAYWSVEHSGMKPGDTVIVLGCGPVGLMAQKFAWMKGAKRVIAVDHVPYRLRHAEKMNKVETINFEEYDDTGKYLREITKGGADIVIDCVGMDGKKSALEAVGQRLKLQGGTISALEMAMVAVRKFGTIQLTGVYGSKYNMFPLGNMFERNLTLKMGQAPVIHLMPMLFDMINQGKLDPTEIITHRVPLDQASEAYKVFNDHEDECIKVVLKP; translated from the coding sequence GTGAAAGCAGTGACGTTTCAAGGCGCACATGATGTAAAGGTTAAAGAAGTGCAGGACCCCGTTCTTCAGCAAGCCGATGATATTATTGTCCGGATTACGTCTACCGCCATTTGCGGATCTGATCTTCACATTTATAAAGGTGCTATTCCGACCGAGAAGGATTTTGTAATTGGACATGAGCCGATGGGCATTGTGGAGGAGGTAGGTCCCGAGGTTAGCAAGGTGAAAAAAGGAGACCGGATCGTGCTGCCTTTTAACGTTTCCTGCGGCTCCTGCTTCTACTGTACCCATGAAATGGAGAGCCAGTGCGACCGTGCGAATGGAAATCCGGAGTTTGATACAGGGGCATACTTTGGATATACGGACCGGTATGGAGACTACGCGGGAGGACAAGCCGAGTTACTGCGGGTGCCTTACGGAAATTTCATGCCCTTTGTCATTCCTGAATCCAGTGAGCTTGAGGACGAGGCGGTACTGTTTATGTCAGATGTACTGCCCACTGCGTACTGGAGTGTCGAGCATTCCGGTATGAAGCCAGGCGACACCGTGATTGTGCTGGGCTGCGGTCCAGTGGGATTGATGGCTCAGAAATTCGCTTGGATGAAAGGCGCAAAGCGGGTTATTGCGGTCGATCATGTTCCCTATCGCTTACGTCATGCTGAAAAAATGAATAAGGTGGAAACCATTAATTTTGAGGAATACGACGATACCGGTAAATATTTACGCGAGATCACAAAAGGCGGCGCAGACATCGTCATTGATTGTGTCGGAATGGATGGTAAAAAGAGTGCGCTTGAAGCCGTAGGCCAAAGGCTGAAGCTGCAGGGCGGCACAATCAGCGCACTGGAGATGGCTATGGTCGCTGTTCGTAAATTCGGCACCATTCAGTTAACCGGGGTATATGGCTCTAAATATAACATGTTCCCGCTAGGAAATATGTTTGAGCGGAATTTAACGCTGAAAATGGGACAAGCCCCTGTCATTCATCTGATGCCGATGCTGTTCGATATGATTAATCAAGGCAAGCTGGACCCCACTGAGATCATTACCCATCGAGTCCCTCTTGATCAAGCCAGCGAAGCCTATAAGGTCTTTAATGATCATGAGGATGAATGCATCAAGGTTGTTTTAAAGCCGTAG
- a CDS encoding DUF4085 family protein, with amino-acid sequence MKFLTKEWYELMQKTSYHLGLEEEPRAEKYSERLYEEVYSQELEKWLELHQQIDLLSQADEISQPLHADQEAVRFREIQLYKQEMFRRSLPSAILNQIADLRVFALEKASASVISALTQFCEENHQLVQKASEQYIAFLHSLSTAIERELLQNFSFHDCVITGVEQNEQAFTIHLDPTGGFTDICKVTFEDYVILELDGNIQGAWWLYEEVYPVNDSYEFHALLQSPHAGLTYLTISAKNANFTSN; translated from the coding sequence ATGAAATTTTTAACGAAAGAATGGTATGAACTGATGCAGAAGACGAGCTATCATCTAGGATTGGAAGAAGAACCTAGAGCAGAGAAGTATTCGGAGCGCTTGTATGAGGAGGTTTACAGTCAAGAGCTAGAAAAATGGCTGGAGCTGCATCAGCAGATTGATTTGTTATCTCAGGCTGACGAAATCAGCCAGCCATTACACGCCGATCAGGAAGCCGTGCGTTTTCGTGAAATTCAGCTTTACAAACAAGAAATGTTTAGACGTTCCCTGCCATCCGCCATTCTGAATCAGATTGCAGACCTTAGAGTATTTGCACTTGAAAAAGCATCCGCAAGCGTAATTTCTGCGCTGACTCAATTTTGTGAAGAGAATCATCAACTGGTGCAAAAAGCAAGCGAACAGTATATAGCTTTTCTGCACTCGCTTTCCACCGCTATAGAACGAGAACTGCTGCAAAACTTCAGCTTCCATGATTGCGTAATTACCGGCGTGGAACAAAATGAACAAGCTTTCACCATTCATTTAGATCCCACCGGTGGATTCACTGACATATGCAAGGTGACATTCGAGGATTACGTGATTTTGGAGCTGGATGGTAATATTCAAGGGGCGTGGTGGCTGTATGAAGAAGTATACCCGGTAAATGACAGCTATGAATTTCACGCATTATTGCAATCACCCCATGCCGGATTAACATATCTCACGATATCAGCTAAGAACGCAAATTTCACATCAAATTAA
- a CDS encoding VOC family protein — protein MIPERVSLITIGAKQLPQLRQFYQRLGWRELEFSSDSYCVFRTAGVLLSLFPLTELLKDAGLSQDYSIEGFKGITLAINVDQPGEVDTYMEEVRAAGGTVIREASDAFWGGRTAYFLDPESNAWEIAWNPDSVFDEKGAMISF, from the coding sequence ATGATTCCGGAACGAGTAAGCTTAATCACAATCGGGGCGAAGCAGCTTCCGCAATTGAGACAGTTCTATCAGCGGTTAGGTTGGCGTGAGCTGGAATTTAGCTCAGACAGCTATTGTGTTTTTAGAACGGCAGGCGTGCTGCTTTCCTTGTTTCCATTGACGGAATTGCTGAAGGATGCAGGGCTTAGTCAAGATTACAGTATAGAGGGCTTCAAAGGGATTACGTTAGCAATCAATGTGGATCAACCGGGCGAGGTGGACACATATATGGAAGAAGTTCGAGCTGCGGGTGGAACGGTGATACGCGAGGCAAGTGATGCGTTTTGGGGAGGCAGAACCGCTTATTTCTTAGATCCTGAGAGTAATGCTTGGGAAATCGCGTGGAATCCAGACTCCGTCTTTGATGAAAAAGGGGCTATGATCAGCTTTTAA
- a CDS encoding GNAT family N-acetyltransferase, with the protein MGVKYQVVEACPVEEVIDVFRSSGIRRPINDSERIATMIKNSDVMVTARENQQLIGFLRAITDYSYCCYISDLAVSKSSQEKGVGKQLIETLKKHLGEVDVQYILLSAPSALGFYGKIGFERADKAFVIRRKSN; encoded by the coding sequence ATGGGAGTTAAATATCAGGTTGTTGAAGCTTGCCCAGTTGAAGAAGTCATTGACGTTTTCCGTTCTTCGGGGATTCGAAGACCTATTAATGACTCGGAACGCATTGCTACAATGATTAAAAACTCTGATGTTATGGTTACCGCGAGAGAGAACCAGCAGCTTATTGGGTTTTTAAGAGCGATTACAGATTATTCCTATTGCTGCTACATTTCTGATCTTGCAGTGTCTAAGAGCTCGCAAGAAAAAGGTGTCGGAAAACAACTGATTGAGACACTAAAAAAACATTTAGGTGAGGTGGATGTTCAATATATCTTACTGTCAGCACCTAGTGCATTAGGATTTTATGGCAAAATAGGTTTTGAAAGAGCAGATAAAGCTTTTGTTATTAGGAGAAAAAGCAACTGA
- a CDS encoding CobW family GTP-binding protein: MTTKVPIVILSGFLGSGKTTLLTKMLQFYTSRQLTPAVIMNEVGDVNLDGLLVGEDIAMREMLSGCICCSISGDLGLEIRDLIQEASPDLILVEATGVANPMETFDAVTDAAILIPIEMHAMVSVVDANHFLHWHRKGKGRTYHLMMDQIRCASILLLNKSDLISPAELDETRQLLVKLNPHAAVHVTTYCQIEDELLEQVLEIPTRPIAYEDIQKNDHAATSSDHDHHSSPEQPGHHHTHSHVMAYTYYFEQPIDQESFTNMITQLPEHIYRAKGVYTAADTGERMLFQYAYQKVDTFRINPQGKVEDVAAFIGEQFSKDSLKKQLDEITSYRKM, translated from the coding sequence ATGACAACAAAAGTGCCGATCGTCATTCTGTCAGGCTTTTTAGGAAGCGGGAAGACGACCTTACTTACCAAAATGCTTCAATTTTATACCAGCCGGCAGCTTACTCCAGCCGTCATCATGAATGAGGTAGGCGATGTGAACTTAGATGGCTTGCTGGTCGGTGAAGACATTGCTATGCGGGAGATGCTGAGCGGATGTATTTGCTGTAGTATCAGCGGCGATCTGGGATTAGAGATTAGAGATCTCATACAGGAAGCTTCTCCGGACTTAATCTTGGTCGAAGCGACAGGGGTAGCTAATCCCATGGAGACGTTTGATGCCGTTACAGATGCTGCGATACTCATACCGATTGAAATGCATGCCATGGTTTCTGTGGTGGATGCTAACCACTTTCTACATTGGCATCGAAAAGGAAAAGGAAGAACATACCATCTCATGATGGATCAAATACGTTGTGCTTCGATCCTGCTCCTTAACAAATCCGACTTGATCAGCCCGGCTGAGCTGGATGAAACGAGGCAGCTGCTGGTCAAGCTGAACCCGCATGCAGCTGTGCATGTCACAACATACTGTCAAATTGAGGATGAGCTATTGGAGCAAGTGCTGGAGATTCCTACGCGCCCAATTGCATATGAGGATATACAAAAGAACGATCACGCTGCTACGAGCTCTGATCATGATCACCACTCTTCACCAGAGCAGCCTGGTCACCACCACACTCATAGTCATGTGATGGCTTACACGTATTATTTTGAACAGCCGATTGACCAGGAAAGCTTTACGAATATGATCACTCAGTTACCAGAGCATATTTACAGAGCCAAAGGCGTGTACACCGCAGCAGATACAGGGGAGCGGATGCTGTTCCAATATGCTTATCAAAAGGTGGACACCTTCCGCATCAATCCTCAGGGAAAGGTTGAGGATGTGGCAGCCTTTATCGGCGAACAATTTTCTAAAGACAGCTTGAAAAAGCAGCTCGACGAAATCACAAGCTACCGTAAAATGTAA
- a CDS encoding Fur family transcriptional regulator — MEPADEMKEMLQLLSNNGYRITEQRQKLLAILMEEQGFLSPKDVYARMLVDFPGVSFDTVYRNLRILHQLGMVEPFNFMENGVKFKISYSKNQHHHHLVCLACDKIVPFDYCPLDRPIHFPEKMKVMYHRFEVYGLCEYCQ; from the coding sequence ATGGAACCAGCAGATGAAATGAAGGAAATGCTTCAGCTTCTGTCTAACAACGGGTATCGAATCACAGAACAACGCCAGAAATTGCTAGCCATTTTGATGGAGGAACAGGGTTTCCTGTCACCGAAAGATGTTTACGCTCGCATGCTTGTCGATTTTCCAGGCGTTAGCTTTGATACCGTATATCGCAATTTGCGTATTCTTCACCAGTTAGGAATGGTAGAGCCCTTTAATTTTATGGAGAATGGGGTCAAGTTCAAAATCAGCTATAGCAAAAACCAGCACCATCATCATCTGGTATGTTTAGCTTGTGATAAAATTGTTCCCTTTGACTACTGTCCCTTAGATCGACCTATACATTTTCCGGAAAAAATGAAAGTGATGTATCATCGCTTCGAGGTTTACGGCTTATGTGAATACTGTCAGTAG